Part of the Flagellimonas eckloniae genome, TGGTGACACCAAATTAATTGTTGACTACAAAGGGTTTAAAATTTGTCCATTGATATGTTATGATCTTCGTTTTCCCGTATGGGCCAGAAATGTGGAAGATTACGACGTACTCATCTATGTGGCCAATTGGCCCAAACCTCGAATAGATGCTTGGGATTCATTGTTAAAAGCACGGGCTATCGAAAATATGTCCTATTGTATTGGGGTAAATAGGATTGGACTGGATGGATTGGGATATGAATATTCGGGACATTCAGCCACTTATGATGTGTTGGGAAATCAATTGGTATATTCGGAAAAGGAAGAAATTTTGTGTACCACACTTTATAAAAACGACATAGATTCAACTCGGAATAAGCTAAAATTTCTGGAAGATCGAGATGAATTTAATTTGATATGATAAAGGTCTGCTCCAATTCCCAATTGGCACGCACATCAATAATATCAGGATAATAACTAATTTTTTCTGGTTGTATTTTTTTTAGATAATTCCCGGTATCCCAAATCCCATTTCCGTTATCATCAAAAACTACGCGAACCCTATATTTTCCAGGTTCAAGATTATTGAACTCAAAAGTAACAGGGCGCTCCGCAATGAGTTCACGTTTAACTTCTCCTTTTTCTTCGGTTAATTGTACAATCATGGGAAAACGGATGTCACCATTAATGGTAACACGCAGATTTCCATAATCGGCATAACTTCCGGTTGATATATTATAATTTAAAGTGTCATTCTGTACCCCAAAAAAGTCAGTAACCGCGCCAGGGAGTAAAGAAAAGCGATAGTTTTGATTGGGTTCAATGGCAAAGTCAAAATCAATTTTATTGCCAATTGTATCCAACGTGCTGGTATATGGAGCTAATAAGGAATCGTTGAGTACCAAACCAATTCTGGTAGTGTCCAAACTTTTAAGAGGAGTATTGGCCAGTACACTAAACGTATCTTCAAAATTCATTTTACCACTAATAGAGGTTCCAAGACGCAAAGAATCCAAAGGCAGTTTTCTGGACTTTACCGTAAATGTGTCTATTTTTTCAAGCTTTTCATTGGTAACCGTAAAAATAATGGAGTCCAGGTCGGTTGGAGTCAACCAATAATTTAGGGTATCTTTTTCTCGTTCCTTTAAAACAATAGTCTTTACAGAATCTGGAAGTGAAGTTAAAGTTTCAATTTTGAAATCTCTGTTATCTCCCTGATATCCAAAAAGAATCCGGTTTTTTGCCACATAGCTGGGTACAGAAATACTATAATTGGGCTGTTCTTGGAACAGATTCAATAAATAAATTGAATCTGTGGGAATGGAAATCGTATCCTGCAAAAAACCGATTTTGTCCTGCCTTTGGTCAAAAATGTTGTTCTTGTTTACATCTTTTAGCGCAAAGATGGCATAGTTTCCTGCCTTCAGGTTTTTGAGTTCAAAAAGGGGAAGACTATCTGAGGTACTGGTTAAATAGTTGGGAGGGTTTTTGTATATGGTAGAATCAGTGTAGGCACTATCAAGTTCATAGAGCATAACACTTATATATTCATCAGCTTTTCGATTAAAAGCATCTTTAACGGCACCTGATACTTTTAAGGAATCAATATAGGTGCCCGTTGAAAAAACATAGGAAAAAAAGCTGTTTGGATTGCCTTCATTGTTATCTACGATACTTTGTCCAAAATTGAGGGTGTATGTTGTATTTTCCCTTAAAGTGTCTTTAATAGTCACCTCAATATATTTGCTGGCACCGCTCAATGGTTTCATTTCCGGAGCGTGCTTAAACGGAGGGGAAACAATCAATTGGTTTTGCGCATCTTCCAGTTTAACCAACTCATCAAAATACAACCGTATTTTTTGTGCTTTAAAATTGATGGAATAATTTTCAGGTTCAGCTTTTGTAAGCTTGGGAGGGATAATATCTTTTTCCCCACCTGTTGGGTTTCCACGTTTGGCACATTGCCAAAGTGCCAAACCGGCCAGGGCTAAAAAGAAAAAGCTCAAGAATCTTTTTAAGTATATCATAAGATAAACCAGTGTGGAACAAAGAAACAACTAATTTAAAAATTGGAAACAGGTATTAATAAAATTTAACCATTATGGGACCATGGCAATACTGAGCACAGAAATATCTACAGTTTCAAGTTGGGAGATGGTTTTCGCACATGCTTCAATAGTGGCGCCTGTTGTTATGACATCATCAACCAAAAGTATATGGGCATGGGTTTCCAAGGGTTGATTGTTCAATTGAAAAGCTTCTTTTGTATTTTCCCAGCGCAATTGTCTATCCTTTTTGGTCTGTGTTTTTGTATTGCTTTTCTTGACCAGGATATCGTCCCTATAATCCGCATTAATGTAGGTGGCAATTTTTTGGGCAAATAAGGCCACTTGATTGTAACCTCTTTTCTTTTCTTTCTTTGGATGAAGTGGCACTGGAATTACAATATCAACTGTTTGAAGTAGTTTTTCATTCTTTACTAAGGCACCGCACCAATCTCCAAGAAAACCTCCAATATGTTCCTGATTTTTATACTTTAAATGGTGTATAAGGTTCTGTACTGTACCCGTTTTTGCAAAGAAAGCGAAAGAAGCTGCTTTTTTTATGGGAAATCTCCCATAAAACATAAGGTCAACAGCATTCTCATCTGAAAAGTTATGATCGGTGAGTGGCAATTCATGTCGACAAACTACACATAGAACCTGTTCTCCTCTGGATAATTGCGCATTACATCCAAAACATACCGCTGGCAATAGTATGTTGTTAATATCGTTTATTATCTTAGCCAACCTTTTTGTTATCAAATCTTATTACGCTTTTATAGTAGTCTATTAACCCATGGATGCCCAAGATAATAATTTCAACTACAAGATTATTTTTACAGCGCTGATAGCTGTAATTGTGGGTATTTTAATAGCCTTCTATTATAGTTATGCCCAATCTAAGAATCAAATGTCATTCTTGGAGCAGGAAAAATCCCTTTTGGTAAAGGATTTAACCTTGATGAAAGCTGAGGTGGATAGATTGTCCGGTCTAAACGAGGTAAACGATATAGAACTACAAACTTCCAGATTTAAGGTCCAGCGATTGTTGGATTCTGTTGGTCGATTAAATTTCAGCATAACCAAATTGAAAGAAACTCGAAAGGAGCTTCGTATGCTAGAGGTAAAGTTTGATAGCTTAAAGCTTAAAAACAACTTTCTTAGGTACAATAATAGCCTTTTGGCAAACCGTTATGAGGAAACGCGAAAACAATTGGAAGAGGTACGGGGAAGGGCAAGCAATATGGAACAAGCCGAATCTTTATTGCGCGAAACCAATAAAGAACTTAGTAGAGAACTAAAAATAAAAAGCTACCTAAAACTGCAAGATGCCGAAGGTAGTGGGTTTAGATTGAGAGCAGGAAGACCCTTAAAAACCAATAAGGCTTCCACCATAGAAAAATTAAGAGGTTGTGTCACTATTTTGAGCGATTCAAACGAGAGAGGGGATGTAAAAGTCCTATATCTGCAATTTCTGGATCCAAATATGGCCGTGATCGAAGATAATGCCAATACCATATCAGTTAGCGGAAACACCTATAGCAAAAAAGTAGAAATAATATATACTGGCAAAGAGATAAGTGTTTGTGATGCTATTACGGTTCCAGAGGCATCATTGGAGGAGGGAATTTACACCCTTAACGTTTTTGAGGACGAAAGACTACTTGCTTCAACCGAATTTCAGCTAAAATAAGTCACTTCTTTTTAGGCAAAATTCTATTTTTGCCGAATGGCAAATCAAGAAGACATTTTTAAGAAGGTAATTTCCCATGCAAAGGAATATGGTTACGTGTTCCAATCCAGTGAGATTTATGATGGGCTAAGTGCGGTTTATGACTATGCGCAGAATGGAGCAGAGCTTAAGAAAAACATTCGTGAATATTGGTGGCAGGCTATGGTTCAACTCAATGATAATATTGTTGGGATTGATGCGGCCATTTTTATGCACCCTACCACTTGGAAAGCATCTGGACATGTGGATGCCTTCAATGACCCCTTGATTGACAACAAAGATTCCAAAAAAAGATACCGAGCCGATGTTTTGGTCGAAGATTATGTGGCCAAAATTGAAGCAAAAATAGATAAAGAGGTTGCCAAGGCTGCCAAACGCTTTGGGGACAGTTTTGACAAGAAGCAATTTTTAGAGACCAATCAACGCGTTCTGGATTACCAAGCAAAGGCAGACGGAATCCTAAAGCGATTGGGTAAATCTTTGGAAAATGAGGATTTGGCCGATGTAAAGGCGTTGATTGAAGAATTGGAAATTGCGTGTCCACTTTCAGGGTCTAAAAACTGGACGGATGTAAAGCAGTTCAACCTTATGTTTGGCACCAAGCTTGGAGCTTCCGCAGAGTCTGCCATGGATTTGTATCTACGGCCAGAAACAGCCCAAGGTATTTTTGTGAACTTTTTGAATGTTCAGAAAACCGGACGGATGAAAATTCCGTTTGGAATAGCACAAACTGGAAAGGCCTTCCGTAATGAAATCGTGGCAAGGCAATTTATCTTCCGTATGCGGGAGTTTGAACAAATGGAAATGCAATTTTTCATTAAACCTGGCACGCAAAAGGAATGGTATGAAAAATGGAAGGAAAAACGTTTGCAATGGCATCTGTCTCTTGGTATGGGAGAAGATAACTACCGTTTTCACGATCATGAAAAATTGGCGCATTACGCAGATGCGGCAGCAGATATTGAATTTAAATTTCCCTTTGGATTTAAAGAATTGGAAGGAATCCATTCCCGTACCGACTTCGATTTAAGTCAGCACGAAGAGTATTCAGGTAAAAAGTTACAGTATTTCGACCCAGAGGAAAACAAGAGCTACGTCCCTTATGTACTTGAGACTTCAATTGGTCTGGATCGGATGTTCTTGGCAGTTTTCTCCAACTCACTAAAGGAAGAAGAACTGGAAAATGGCACCACGCGAACTGTGCTTAAACTTCCTGCAGTATTGGCACCTACCAAAGCCGCTATTCTACCCCTTTTAAAAAGGGACGGTTTGCCGGAAGTGGCCAAAAAACTGGTTGATGAGCTTAAGTGGGACTTCAACGTTATTTATGATGAAAAGGACGCTGTAGGACGTCGTTATCGCCGTCAAGATGCCGTGGGGACACCATTTTGTATTACCATTGATCATCAAACCTTGGAAGATGAAACCGTAACCATCCGCCATAGGGATACCATGGAACAACAACGTGTTGCCCTTCCAGCCGTAAAGGAAATTATTGAGAAAGAGGTAGGTATTAAATATTGGTTGAAATAATTTCAAAGATTCTTGATTTTTAGACTAATTGATATTAGTTCTGAAGAAACCAAAAAACTCCCTTATTGTTTTTTATCTCAATTGAGACGTTCTTACCAAAATAATGTATCTGATCTTTTGTTGGTTGAGACGTATCAAAAGAGATGGATTCAATAACCATAGAATTACTTGGTTTTCTGGATTTTATACTAATCAAAAATCCTTCAGGAGATACATATTGATTAGGATGTGTTTCCACATAGCCAATGGATTTAAACCATTTTTTATAGAATTGGGTCTCTATTTGATTGAGCGTTAGGGTAACACCAGAAAATCTTTTAACAATTTTGTTCTTTCGTTTTTCTTCAAAATCAAGCAGATAATTTTTCCGAAGGAGAGAATCATTTTGATGTATAAATCCGTTGTGGTAATAGTATTCTTTCTTGTATTCCATCACCCATGATGTAAGTAATGTTTTGCTGTTAAAAATGGAATCTTTAACACTAAGGGATTTAAACCATGGAACTATTTTCTTGCCATAGTTTCTTTTTCGGGTGAATGTGTCCAAAGTATAAGTTTTCTCTAATTGCGACTTTAACGTGTTCAAGTCCCCAACTTTGTTCACACTAAAAGCAATCCCTCCAACTCCTTTAGGTACTGTGCCATAAATACCAGATAGACCGGCAGAATCAAAAAATTCAATATAGTTTTCATCTCCGTACATATAGGTTCCAGTCCATGTTTGCCCGTTTGCCTCAGTGGTCCTATTTTCCAAAGCAACAAGTTCATCGGTCACAAAATCCGAAGAATTTATGGCATTTAGGGCAGTGGAATCAATAACAAAATAGAGGTGGTTAAAATTCAGCGCTACTTTGTTATTGGCTTTTCTTTGTTGAGCAAAAGAGGAAGAATGGATTCCTATTAGCAGCACGAAAAAGAATAAAAAGGGCGTTGAGGTTTTATGAGGATGCATATGGTCCTGATTTTTAATGGATTGAATAGTTGTTAATTAGGTGTTTTTTTCACTCAGTATTTTTCTTTTCTTT contains:
- a CDS encoding glycine--tRNA ligase; amino-acid sequence: MANQEDIFKKVISHAKEYGYVFQSSEIYDGLSAVYDYAQNGAELKKNIREYWWQAMVQLNDNIVGIDAAIFMHPTTWKASGHVDAFNDPLIDNKDSKKRYRADVLVEDYVAKIEAKIDKEVAKAAKRFGDSFDKKQFLETNQRVLDYQAKADGILKRLGKSLENEDLADVKALIEELEIACPLSGSKNWTDVKQFNLMFGTKLGASAESAMDLYLRPETAQGIFVNFLNVQKTGRMKIPFGIAQTGKAFRNEIVARQFIFRMREFEQMEMQFFIKPGTQKEWYEKWKEKRLQWHLSLGMGEDNYRFHDHEKLAHYADAAADIEFKFPFGFKELEGIHSRTDFDLSQHEEYSGKKLQYFDPEENKSYVPYVLETSIGLDRMFLAVFSNSLKEEELENGTTRTVLKLPAVLAPTKAAILPLLKRDGLPEVAKKLVDELKWDFNVIYDEKDAVGRRYRRQDAVGTPFCITIDHQTLEDETVTIRHRDTMEQQRVALPAVKEIIEKEVGIKYWLK
- a CDS encoding DUF5829 family protein codes for the protein MHPHKTSTPFLFFFVLLIGIHSSSFAQQRKANNKVALNFNHLYFVIDSTALNAINSSDFVTDELVALENRTTEANGQTWTGTYMYGDENYIEFFDSAGLSGIYGTVPKGVGGIAFSVNKVGDLNTLKSQLEKTYTLDTFTRKRNYGKKIVPWFKSLSVKDSIFNSKTLLTSWVMEYKKEYYYHNGFIHQNDSLLRKNYLLDFEEKRKNKIVKRFSGVTLTLNQIETQFYKKWFKSIGYVETHPNQYVSPEGFLISIKSRKPSNSMVIESISFDTSQPTKDQIHYFGKNVSIEIKNNKGVFWFLQN
- a CDS encoding ComF family protein → MAKIINDINNILLPAVCFGCNAQLSRGEQVLCVVCRHELPLTDHNFSDENAVDLMFYGRFPIKKAASFAFFAKTGTVQNLIHHLKYKNQEHIGGFLGDWCGALVKNEKLLQTVDIVIPVPLHPKKEKKRGYNQVALFAQKIATYINADYRDDILVKKSNTKTQTKKDRQLRWENTKEAFQLNNQPLETHAHILLVDDVITTGATIEACAKTISQLETVDISVLSIAMVP
- a CDS encoding nitrilase family protein — encoded protein: MSLKLKIALVQSHLIWENPQSNREAFSKKIDSISGDVDLIILPEMFSTGFTMNPQNIDTSEGINTVEWMRKTALKKEVAIVGSIVFTENNKNFNRLFFVYPNGKYKSYDKKHAFTLAGEDQIYKAGDTKLIVDYKGFKICPLICYDLRFPVWARNVEDYDVLIYVANWPKPRIDAWDSLLKARAIENMSYCIGVNRIGLDGLGYEYSGHSATYDVLGNQLVYSEKEEILCTTLYKNDIDSTRNKLKFLEDRDEFNLI
- a CDS encoding Ig-like domain-containing protein, with protein sequence MIYLKRFLSFFFLALAGLALWQCAKRGNPTGGEKDIIPPKLTKAEPENYSINFKAQKIRLYFDELVKLEDAQNQLIVSPPFKHAPEMKPLSGASKYIEVTIKDTLRENTTYTLNFGQSIVDNNEGNPNSFFSYVFSTGTYIDSLKVSGAVKDAFNRKADEYISVMLYELDSAYTDSTIYKNPPNYLTSTSDSLPLFELKNLKAGNYAIFALKDVNKNNIFDQRQDKIGFLQDTISIPTDSIYLLNLFQEQPNYSISVPSYVAKNRILFGYQGDNRDFKIETLTSLPDSVKTIVLKEREKDTLNYWLTPTDLDSIIFTVTNEKLEKIDTFTVKSRKLPLDSLRLGTSISGKMNFEDTFSVLANTPLKSLDTTRIGLVLNDSLLAPYTSTLDTIGNKIDFDFAIEPNQNYRFSLLPGAVTDFFGVQNDTLNYNISTGSYADYGNLRVTINGDIRFPMIVQLTEEKGEVKRELIAERPVTFEFNNLEPGKYRVRVVFDDNGNGIWDTGNYLKKIQPEKISYYPDIIDVRANWELEQTFIISN